The region CCTTCCGAGGCAGCGGAAGGCTCGGAAGGGAAGCGCTGCTGGGCCACCAGAGGGCGCCAAGTGCGCCGGAGCCCGTGATGGCGGCGGCACGGGTGCTGCTACTCCTCTCCGGGCGCCCGGAGTCGGTGAGCTTCGCGCAGAGTGTGTGCGGCCTCCTGGGCGCCGGGTCGGGGCTCGGGCCGTGGCCCACGCACTGCGGCCTGAAGCGGGGACAACTGGTCCTCTCGGACAAGCCTTTCCCAGGCGCGTCGGCCAGGCTTCCGCTccaggtggggagaggaggggacgCGATAGGGCGGCTGAAGGACCGAAGGAAGGAACCGGGAGAGGGTGGGAGCTGGAAGCGAGAGGCCTGGGCTGGTCACCTGCCTCGGGCTCCTCCAGTTCCTTGTCTCTTCTGCGATGTTAACCCCAGTGGCTCCCTCCCGCCAGCGACCCCCTTTCTGCCCTTTTGCGGCCCTGGACCAACAGCCCAGGGCTCCGGGGGTCGAGCTGCCCCCGAATGGTCGAGGTGTGGATCTGGGTGTGGCGGTCATTCTGCAGTCCAGCGATCAGACTGTCTTGTTGACGCGAAGGACAAGCACCCTCAACGTTTCGCCCAACCTCTGGGTACCCCCAGGTGAGTGAACTGAGGACAAGGCCCAATGTCCAGGAAAGAAATCTGCCTCTACCCTACAGCGCTTTTCCCAGTCTCAGAATGACAGAAGTAGGCCCAGACGTATGGTAGGTCCCAGAATCACAAGGGGCTACAACTGCACCTgtgtccactggaggagggggcaAGCATAGTGAGTGGGGGTCCCTGGACAGGAACACTACCTTTCACCAACTGGCCCCACTGTTGTTGCAGGTGGGCATGTGGAACCTGATGAAGAGGTAACCAATCAACTGAGCCAAACTGCACCCTCTGCCAAAGGAGAGACCCTGTCTGGGACCATGTGGGGTGTGGGCTGGGGGAAGGCCAAACACAGGACTTGTAGGAGCCAGGCATTGGCCTCTCTGACCTCCTATCCTCTCACCCCCAGCTGCTGGATGGGGGGCTTCGAGAGCTTTGGGAGGAGAGTGGACTCCAGCTGCCCCAGGGCCAGTtctcctgggtccctctggggTTATGGGAGGTGAGACAGGGGCCTGGGAGAGGTTCCTTCCTACCTAACCAAGAGCACTTAATAACTACTAACCCACCAAAGCCCACAGAACAGCCTTACTTGCCTTGACCACTGGGGAACTGATGGGGTGTGGGTGGTTTGGAGTCCCCAATCCCATGACTGTTACCCACGTCCTTCCTACACCATTTATACTCTCCCCTTCCTCAGCTGCATTTTCAAAGTCTCAAAAAGGGACAGgaagttctctttttttcttcttagtctGCCTACCCCCCTAAGCTGAGCTGGGGTCTccccaaataccatcacatcGTTCTCTACATACTTGTCATCTCCCAGGAGTCACAGCAGCAGCTCCAGGTAGGGCTGGCAGTCAAGAAAGGAAATGTGGCTGAGGAGGCCCAGACAGACTGGTTCTAACGATGACTTAGGTGGGGGGAACTAAAGGATCAACATGTCTGGCCCCAGGCCCGGATTCAACCAAATGCAGGAGAGGTGAGTGCCTTCATGTGGCTGGGACCAGACATAGCAGCTGCAGTGGCTGCCACAGAGGATGGGACAGAGACCCCCAAACATCTTCCCCAGGACCTACCATCTTCTGTCCCGTAAGTAGGAACTTCTCCCTGTCCCTCCAACACATAGACATTGAGAAGTTCACCTTCTGCCTTCCTCCTCAGGGGAAGATATGTGTTGTGGGGGAGATTTAGGGAGGGAATGGGTCAACTGATAATGAAGAGAGCACATAGCTTAAAGACACTGCCTATGATACTCCTAAGGGTTCCTGTCTAACAGGCTGCCTGGGTTTCAGCCCCACACTCTCACTGGGGCAAGTCATTTTACCCtcctttctgtaaaatgaggttaatccccccacccacccctctcctGTGGTTGTTGGGAGGATCATATGACCTAATGGATATGGAAGTGGGGCTAAGCCACAAGGCACAGCCCAGACAGGAGCTGTCATTCTGCAGTGCAGTGGAACTAAAAGAGAATGGAGGAGTCCAGCCTCTGGCCTTGCCCACATCCACCCTGCTGCGGACAACCCCAGCCACGGCAGACAGCAGAGAGAGGGTCAGCACTGGCACCAAGTTCGCCCTCACGCTCTGGCTGCAACATCTGGGCAGGTAAGGATGAGGAAGGACATAAGGGCTCCACGGTGTTGGGGTGAAGCGGCCAGTGGCTTATGGGCTTGgggcaaagaaagggaaaaagaacaacTGCCCTGGCAAGTCCTCAGTGTAACACCCAGCGCTCACTTGGACCCAGGGCCAGCAAGGAAGAACAGAGTGtggacctccctccccacctccccacactAGGGATCTAGAAAGCCGAGTGCTTAATCACCTCCCAGCCCACCTCCGTGACACTCACAGAACATTCACAACCTTTATTATGGGTAAGAACTTTGCTacaactgtgaaaataaaaagtaaaattacaacATAGATCCTGGGCCCCAGAGGAGCCTGAAAAGGGAGACAGGAGAGAGCACAAGGATGCTCCCACCTCCCAGGAAAGGTGCAGAATGAACCAGACCTAACCCCAGGGCCACCAGCCTGTGGAAGCTCAGGCCCCAGGCTGGTCAGCGTAAGCAACGTTGTgaacttaaatatataaatagagaCCCAGGCAGTCAGCCAGGCCCTTCTCCCAAACGCCTGGGGATCCGGGCTAAGGCCTTATCTCCTCCTCAGTCATACTGGGCAGTAGGAGGCAAGGAAGGTCATCTTTGgaatattttggtttttcttgTTTATGCACAAAAAATCTGCAACCCAAAATAGAATTCTCCGTCCATGTGTCTGCCTATCTCAGTCACTCCACCTGTCTGTTTGGCCAAAGAAAACGGAATGGACACGGAATGGACACGAAGAGATGATGGATGCGGGGAAGGAGCAGAGCCGGCTGTGGGGGCTGGGAAGAGAGGGCATCTGGGGGACACAAGAAAAGCCCCCTCCCCACGAGGCCCTAGACAGTCAAGGCTGAGGACTACTCAGCCCTTTCCCCAACTCGCATCCCATCCCATCTGCCTCCCACTGCCTAGGTTAACAGACCCAAAGGAATGTGCTGGATGTCAAAGAACGTTTCCAAAAACAGACCCCAAATGTCCTTAAAGAGGTTAAATATTAACCCTTTGGGTGCTAGCCTCGTCAGGCAGAGATGAGGCCAAAAAACCGGTGTCCATGAAGGTATTTCTGGCCTTTGACCAAAgctcccctgcccccgccccaagGGGTCAGAGCGACCAGGAGTCTAGACTCCACAGCATACTTGTTCAGTGTTGGGAGACTCAGTCCAGGGAAATGATGTCTGACCGACAGCCAGTCAAAGAGGGACCTGAGGGCAGGGGTCCTCCATGCCCTTCCCTTAAGGTCCCCCCAGGGGCCACAATGCTACTAACACGGCCAGGAGGGGGTGCCGGCGTGGCGCTGCGGTGAGAGCTCCCCAACGTGGGGGT is a window of Ovis aries strain OAR_USU_Benz2616 breed Rambouillet chromosome 1, ARS-UI_Ramb_v3.0, whole genome shotgun sequence DNA encoding:
- the NUDT17 gene encoding nucleoside diphosphate-linked moiety X motif 17 isoform X1, encoding MAAARVLLLLSGRPESVSFAQSVCGLLGAGSGLGPWPTHCGLKRGQLVLSDKPFPGASARLPLQRPPFCPFAALDQQPRAPGVELPPNGRGVDLGVAVILQSSDQTVLLTRRTSTLNVSPNLWVPPGGHVEPDEELLDGGLRELWEESGLQLPQGQFSWVPLGLWESAYPPKLSWGLPKYHHIVLYILVISQESQQQLQARIQPNAGEVSAFMWLGPDIAAAVAATEDGTETPKHLPQDLPSSVPAVELKENGGVQPLALPTSTLLRTTPATADSRERVSTGTKFALTLWLQHLGR
- the NUDT17 gene encoding nucleoside diphosphate-linked moiety X motif 17 isoform X2, whose product is MAAARVLLLLSGRPESVSFAQSVCGLLGAGSGLGPWPTHCGLKRGQLVLSDKPFPGASARLPLQRPPFCPFAALDQQPRAPGVELPPNGRGVDLGVAVILQSSDQTVLLTRRTSTLNVSPNLWVPPGGHVEPDEESAYPPKLSWGLPKYHHIVLYILVISQESQQQLQARIQPNAGEVSAFMWLGPDIAAAVAATEDGTETPKHLPQDLPSSVPAVELKENGGVQPLALPTSTLLRTTPATADSRERVSTGTKFALTLWLQHLGR